Proteins encoded in a region of the Xiphophorus couchianus chromosome 11, X_couchianus-1.0, whole genome shotgun sequence genome:
- the rtn4rl1a gene encoding reticulon-4 receptor-like 1: MFRRGYGGVELLLVLWGLDLSMPCPRHCICYTSPSTVSCQAHNFHEVPEGIPAQSERVFLQNNKIQRLLRGHFSPTTTMLWLYSNNLSYIQPSTFHGFDRLEELDLGDNRHLKAVASDTFMGLGWLHALHLYHCGLISLPPGIFAGLHNLQYLYLQDNQLEFLEDDLFIDLLNLSHLFLHGNRLWSLRQNTFRGLGVLDRLLLHQNRIQWVDRQAFHDLRRLTMLYLFNNSITELSSGTLMQLPALEYLRLNDNPWECDCKALSLWDWLQRFRGSTSTLICVSPPELAGKDMKKVKKEELPSCLSNEGHRRGNSGGEMEHGDSLNHLNRHRIHHNHHQRPYMPHGDQYSLPSPSPLPRPPKGSRKNCTRRGRKGKGGLNEVQVLQEGDEKDYSPDGGKYDMSASSRRRNKCIPRTSVGPPSGVQRANNTGSHAAAFIPCLSSALFLSIYFVILR, encoded by the exons GTTATGGCGGGGTGGAGTTGCTGCTGGTGCTGTGGGGCCTGGATCTCTCTATGCCCTGCCCCCGCCACTGCATCTGCTACACTTCACCTAGCACCGTTTCCTGTCAGGCTCACAACTTCCATGAAGTGCCCGAGGGTATCCCCGCTCAGAGTGAGCGTGTCTTCTTGCAGAACAACAAGATCCAGCGGCTGCTCCGCGGCCACTTTTCGCCCACCACCACCATGCTGTGGCTTTACTCAAACAACCTCTCCTACATACAGCCATCCACGTTTCACGGCTTTGACCGGCTGGAGGAGCTCGACCTGGGGGATAACCGGCACCTGAAGGCCGTCGCCTCGGACACCTTTATGGGTCTGGGTTGGCTACACGCGCTGCATCTGTACCATTGTGGCCTCATCAGTCTGCCTCCAGGGATCTTTGCTGGTTTACATAATCTTCAGTATCTCTACCTACAG GATAACCAATTAGAGTTCTTAGAGGATGATTTATTCATCGACCTCCTGAACCTAAGTCATCTCTTCCTGCATGGGAATCGGCTTTGGAGTCTTCGCCAGAACACTTTCCGAGGATTGGGCGTCTTGGACCGGCTCCTTCTGCACCAGAACCGAATCCAGTGGGTTGATCGGCAGGCTTTCCATGACCTTCGGCGTCTCACCATGCTCTACCTGTTCAATAACTCCATCACTGAGCTATCCAGTGGCACCCTGATGCAGCTGCCGGCCTTGGAGTACCTGCGTCTAAATGACAATCCCTGGGAATGTGACTGCAAGGCGTTATCCCTCTGGGACTGGCTGCAAAGGTTTAGGGGCTCCACATCCACTCTGATCTGCGTTTCACCGCCGGAGTTGGCAGGAAAGGATATGAAGAAGGTGAAGAAGGAAGAGCTACCCAGCTGCTTGTCGAACGAGGGTCACAGAAGAGGTAACTCTGGAGGGGAGATGGAGCATGGAGACTCTTTAAATCATCTAAACCGCCACAGAATCCATCACAACCATCATCAGCGGCCGTACATGCCGCATGGGGACCAGTACAGCTTGCCTTCACCCTCACCCCTGCCGCGTCCACCGAAGGGAAGCCGCAAAAACTGTACCCGCCGGGGCCGCAAGGGAAAAGGGGGGCTCAATGAGGTACAGGTACTTCAGGAGGGGGATGAGAAGGACTACTCTCCAGATGGAGGTAAATACGATATGTCTGCATCCTCAAGAAGGAGAAACAAGTGCATCCCCAGAACTTCTGTTGGTCCACCAAGTGGAGTCCAGAGAGCTAATAACACTGGATCCCATGCAGCAGCATTTATTCCCTGTTTGTCATCAGCTCTGTTTCTGTCAATCTATTTTGTGATCCTACGCTGA